One region of Clavibacter michiganensis subsp. tessellarius genomic DNA includes:
- a CDS encoding MarR family winged helix-turn-helix transcriptional regulator — translation MTSPDPDLRALLGDLVTAGHRLTRLAAHEVGGTSSPAVWRTLSVLVSWPGGMRLGVLAERSRVAQPTTTKIVRSLVAQGWIAQVTDPSDARATLLEITPAGEAALDDWRDRLATALVPRFADLPADDVAVIARAVELVLARVDRAPADG, via the coding sequence ATGACCTCGCCCGATCCCGACCTGCGCGCCCTCCTCGGCGACCTCGTCACGGCCGGCCACCGGCTCACCCGCCTGGCGGCGCACGAGGTCGGCGGCACGAGCTCGCCCGCCGTCTGGCGCACGCTCTCCGTGCTCGTGAGCTGGCCCGGCGGGATGCGCCTCGGCGTGCTCGCCGAGCGCAGCCGCGTCGCGCAGCCCACGACGACCAAGATCGTGCGCTCGCTCGTGGCCCAGGGGTGGATCGCGCAGGTGACGGACCCGTCCGACGCCCGGGCGACGCTCCTCGAGATCACGCCGGCGGGGGAGGCCGCGCTCGACGACTGGCGCGACCGGCTCGCCACCGCCCTCGTGCCGCGCTTCGCCGACCTCCCGGCCGACGACGTGGCCGTGATCGCGCGGGCCGTCGAGCTCGTGCTGGCGCGAGTCGACCGCGCGCCCGCCGACGGCTGA
- the rplL gene encoding 50S ribosomal protein L7/L12 gives MAKLSNDELIEAFKELTLIELSDFVKKFEEVFEVTAAAPVAAAAAPGAAAPAEEVEEKTSFDVILEAAGDKKIQVIKEVRALTSLGLGEAKALVDGAPKPVLEGANKEAADKAKAQLEAAGATVSVK, from the coding sequence ATGGCAAAGCTCTCTAACGACGAGCTCATCGAGGCCTTCAAGGAGCTCACGCTCATCGAGCTCAGCGACTTCGTCAAGAAGTTCGAGGAGGTCTTCGAGGTCACCGCCGCGGCGCCCGTCGCCGCCGCCGCCGCCCCCGGCGCCGCTGCCCCCGCGGAGGAGGTCGAGGAGAAGACGTCCTTCGACGTCATCCTCGAGGCCGCCGGCGACAAGAAGATCCAGGTCATCAAGGAGGTGCGCGCCCTCACCAGCCTCGGCCTCGGTGAGGCGAAGGCCCTCGTCGACGGAGCCCCCAAGCCCGTCCTGGAGGGTGCCAACAAGGAGGCCGCCGACAAGGCGAAGGCCCAGCTCGAGGCCGCGGGCGCGACGGTCTCCGTCAAGTAG
- a CDS encoding ATP-dependent Clp protease ATP-binding subunit, whose amino-acid sequence MFERFTDRARRVVVLAQEEAKMLNHNYIGTEHILLGLIHEGEGVAAKALESLGISLDAVREQVQDIIGQGQQQPTGHIPFTPRAKKVLELSLREALQLGHNYIGTEHILLGLIREGEGVAAQVLVKLGADLNRVRQQVIQLLSGYQGKEAVAVGGEAQQSQQAGSTVLDQFGRNLTQAARDGKLDPVIGREKEIERVMQILSRRSKNNPVLIGEPGVGKTAVVEGLAQAIVKGDVPETLKDKQLYTLDLGSLIAGSRYRGDFEERLKKVTKEIRTRGDIITFIDEIHTLVGAGAAEGAIDAASILKPLLARGELQTIGATTLDEYRKHFEKDAALERRFQPIQVQEPSLPHTINILKGLRDKYEAFHKVSITDGAIVSAANLADRYIADRFLPDKAIDLIDEAGARLRLSILSAPPELREFDERISTVRVAKETAIEDQDFEKAASLRDEEKNLLGERLRLEKQWRSGDVRTTAEVDEGLIAEVLAQATGIPVFKLTEEESSRLVFMEKALHQRVIGQEEAISALSKTIRRTRAGLKDPRRPSGSFIFAGPTGVGKTELAKALAEFLFDDEDALISLDMSEYGEKHTVSRLFGAPPGFVGFEEGGQLTEKVRRKPFSVVLFDEIEKAHPDIFNSLLQILEEGRLTDGQGRVVDFKNTVIIMTTNLGTKDITGAPVGFQVENNAANSYERMKGKVSEELKKNFKPEFLNRVDDTIVFPQLSKPELLQIVDLFVKRLSDRMMDRDLTITLETAAKERLIEVGFDPSLGARPLRRAVQHEIEDRLSERILQGELNAGDHVHVDYVDGEFTFVTTQREGLPVAAGIGTGSGTPDLAITSD is encoded by the coding sequence ATGTTCGAGAGATTCACCGACCGCGCTCGTCGCGTCGTCGTCCTGGCCCAAGAAGAGGCCAAGATGCTCAACCACAACTACATCGGGACCGAGCACATCCTGCTCGGCCTCATCCACGAGGGCGAAGGCGTGGCCGCCAAGGCCCTGGAGTCGCTCGGCATCTCCCTCGATGCCGTCCGCGAACAGGTCCAGGACATCATCGGCCAGGGCCAGCAGCAGCCCACGGGTCACATCCCGTTCACGCCGCGCGCCAAGAAGGTCCTGGAGCTGTCGCTCCGCGAGGCCCTCCAGCTCGGCCACAACTACATCGGCACCGAGCACATCCTCCTCGGCCTGATCCGCGAGGGCGAGGGCGTCGCCGCGCAGGTGCTCGTCAAGCTCGGCGCCGACCTCAACCGCGTGCGCCAGCAGGTCATCCAGCTCCTGTCCGGATACCAGGGCAAGGAGGCGGTCGCCGTCGGCGGCGAGGCCCAGCAGAGCCAGCAGGCGGGCTCCACGGTCCTCGACCAGTTCGGACGCAACCTCACCCAGGCGGCGCGCGACGGCAAGCTCGACCCCGTCATCGGGCGCGAGAAGGAGATCGAGCGCGTGATGCAGATCCTGTCGCGCCGCTCCAAGAACAACCCCGTCCTCATCGGCGAGCCCGGCGTCGGCAAGACCGCCGTCGTCGAGGGCCTGGCGCAGGCCATCGTCAAGGGCGACGTCCCGGAGACGCTGAAGGACAAGCAGCTCTACACGCTCGACCTCGGCTCGCTCATCGCCGGGTCCCGCTACCGCGGCGACTTCGAGGAGCGCCTCAAGAAGGTCACCAAGGAGATCCGCACGCGCGGCGACATCATCACCTTCATCGACGAGATCCACACGCTCGTCGGCGCGGGTGCCGCCGAGGGCGCGATCGACGCGGCCAGCATCCTCAAGCCGCTCCTCGCGCGCGGCGAGCTGCAGACCATCGGCGCCACCACGCTCGACGAGTACCGCAAGCACTTCGAGAAGGACGCGGCCCTCGAGCGCCGCTTCCAGCCGATCCAGGTGCAGGAGCCCTCGCTGCCGCACACGATCAACATCCTCAAGGGCCTGCGCGACAAGTACGAGGCGTTCCACAAGGTGTCCATCACCGACGGCGCCATCGTCTCGGCCGCGAACCTCGCCGACCGCTACATCGCCGACCGGTTCCTGCCGGACAAGGCCATCGACCTGATCGACGAGGCCGGCGCCCGCCTGCGCCTCTCGATCCTGTCGGCCCCGCCGGAGCTCCGCGAGTTCGACGAGCGCATCTCCACGGTCCGCGTGGCCAAGGAGACCGCCATCGAGGACCAGGACTTCGAGAAGGCCGCGAGCCTGCGCGACGAGGAGAAGAACCTCCTCGGCGAGCGCCTCCGCCTCGAGAAGCAGTGGCGCTCGGGCGACGTCCGCACCACGGCCGAGGTCGACGAGGGCCTGATCGCCGAGGTGCTGGCGCAGGCCACCGGCATCCCCGTCTTCAAGCTCACGGAGGAGGAGTCCTCGCGGCTCGTCTTCATGGAGAAGGCCCTGCACCAGCGGGTCATCGGCCAAGAGGAGGCCATCTCGGCCCTGTCCAAGACCATCCGCCGCACCCGCGCCGGCCTCAAGGACCCGCGTCGTCCCTCGGGATCGTTCATCTTCGCCGGCCCCACGGGCGTCGGCAAGACGGAGCTCGCGAAGGCCCTGGCGGAGTTCCTGTTCGACGACGAGGACGCGCTCATCTCGCTCGACATGAGCGAGTACGGCGAGAAGCACACCGTGAGCCGCCTCTTCGGCGCCCCTCCCGGATTCGTCGGCTTCGAGGAGGGCGGCCAGCTCACCGAGAAGGTGCGCCGCAAGCCGTTCTCCGTGGTGCTCTTCGACGAGATCGAGAAGGCCCACCCGGACATCTTCAACTCGCTCCTCCAGATCCTGGAGGAGGGACGCCTGACGGATGGCCAGGGCCGCGTGGTCGACTTCAAGAACACGGTCATCATCATGACCACCAACCTCGGCACCAAGGACATCACGGGCGCCCCGGTCGGGTTCCAGGTCGAGAACAACGCCGCGAACTCCTACGAGCGCATGAAGGGCAAGGTCAGCGAGGAGCTGAAGAAGAACTTCAAGCCCGAGTTCCTCAACCGCGTGGACGACACCATCGTGTTCCCGCAGCTGTCGAAGCCCGAGCTGCTCCAGATCGTCGACCTGTTCGTGAAGCGCCTGTCGGACCGCATGATGGACCGCGACCTCACGATCACGCTCGAGACCGCCGCGAAGGAGCGCCTCATCGAGGTCGGCTTCGACCCGTCGCTCGGCGCCCGGCCCCTGCGCCGTGCCGTCCAGCACGAGATCGAGGACCGCCTCTCGGAGCGCATCCTCCAGGGCGAGCTCAACGCGGGCGACCACGTGCACGTCGACTACGTGGACGGCGAGTTCACGTTCGTCACCACGCAGCGCGAGGGGCTCCCGGTCGCGGCCGGCATCGGCACCGGATCCGGCACGCCGGACCTCGCGATCACCAGCGACTGA
- a CDS encoding MFS transporter, translated as MSTQPHASFRDIFRQPRSVFAVAFACVIAFMGIGLVDPILPAIAESLDATATETELLFTSYLLVTGLAMLITSWISSRIGAKRTLLIGLAIIVVFAAAAGLSQDVESVIGFRAGWGLGNALFISTALATIVGSASGGTASAIVLYEAALGLGIAVGPLLGGLLGSWSWRGPFFGTATLMAVGFLAIAALLGKDTAPRSPMRLSAPIRALGTPALAVLAAAALFYNIGFFVLLAYSPFPLGFDAIGLGLTFFGWGVGLAVTSVLVAPLLTRRMARTSVLRLVLPLLAVDLAAAGLVVRSAAGLVVCIVVGGLLLGILNTVLTECVMEATDHPRSVASSAYSSVRFLGGAIAPPAATELARIFSDAAPYYAAAGSVLVALVIVVAGHRWLRRVDAQPVDALEEAQAVTAGDA; from the coding sequence GTGTCCACCCAGCCGCACGCGTCGTTCCGCGACATCTTCCGCCAGCCCCGCTCCGTCTTCGCCGTCGCGTTCGCGTGCGTCATCGCGTTCATGGGCATCGGCCTCGTCGACCCGATCCTCCCCGCCATCGCCGAGAGCCTCGACGCCACCGCCACCGAGACCGAGCTGCTCTTCACGAGCTACCTGCTCGTGACGGGGCTCGCGATGCTCATCACCAGCTGGATCTCCAGCCGCATCGGCGCCAAGCGCACCCTCCTCATCGGCCTGGCGATCATCGTCGTCTTCGCCGCCGCCGCGGGCCTCTCGCAGGACGTGGAGTCGGTCATCGGCTTCCGCGCCGGCTGGGGCCTCGGCAACGCGCTCTTCATCTCCACGGCGCTCGCGACCATCGTCGGATCCGCGTCCGGCGGCACGGCGTCGGCCATCGTGCTCTACGAGGCGGCGCTCGGCCTCGGCATCGCGGTCGGCCCGCTGCTCGGCGGGCTCCTCGGCAGCTGGAGCTGGCGCGGCCCGTTCTTCGGCACCGCGACCCTGATGGCCGTCGGCTTCCTCGCGATCGCGGCACTCCTCGGGAAGGACACGGCGCCCCGGTCGCCCATGCGCCTGTCGGCCCCGATCCGCGCGCTCGGCACGCCCGCCCTCGCGGTGCTCGCCGCCGCCGCGCTCTTCTACAACATCGGCTTCTTCGTGCTGCTGGCCTACTCGCCGTTCCCGCTCGGCTTCGACGCCATCGGCCTCGGCCTCACGTTCTTCGGCTGGGGCGTGGGCCTCGCCGTGACGTCCGTGCTCGTCGCGCCGCTGCTCACGCGCCGGATGGCCCGTACCTCCGTCCTCCGGCTCGTGCTGCCGCTCCTCGCCGTGGACCTCGCGGCGGCCGGCCTCGTGGTGCGGTCGGCGGCCGGCCTCGTGGTCTGCATCGTCGTGGGCGGGCTCCTGCTGGGCATCCTCAACACGGTCCTCACGGAGTGCGTGATGGAGGCGACCGACCACCCGCGGAGCGTCGCCTCGTCCGCCTACTCGTCCGTGCGCTTCCTCGGCGGGGCCATCGCGCCGCCCGCCGCGACCGAGCTCGCGCGGATCTTCTCGGACGCGGCGCCGTACTACGCCGCGGCCGGATCCGTGCTCGTCGCCCTCGTGATCGTGGTGGCCGGCCACCGCTGGCTGCGCCGGGTCGACGCCCAGCCCGTCGACGCGCTCGAGGAGGCCCAGGCCGTCACGGCCGGCGACGCCTGA
- a CDS encoding NAD-dependent epimerase/dehydratase family protein produces the protein MRIAVTGGSGKLGRHVVADLRAHGHEVTNIDQVGERGSGYVRVDTTDYGQVVDALFGVQDLHDGFDAVVHLAAIPAPAILSDVATFHNNMLTSFNVFQAARRAGITKVVYASSETVLGLPFDVPPPYIPVDEEYPAQPNSTYSLVKHLEEQMAIELCRWDPELQVTALRFSNVMDVDDYDAFPGFDDDALARKWNLWGYIDGRDGAQAVRKALEHDGTGFDRFIIANADTVMSRSSAELAAEVFPGVEVTKELGEHETLLSIDKARRILGYEPEHTWRDHAPATTGDDPVAGHPS, from the coding sequence ATGAGAATTGCCGTCACCGGAGGCTCGGGGAAGCTCGGCCGCCACGTCGTGGCCGACCTGCGCGCCCACGGACACGAAGTCACCAACATCGACCAGGTGGGGGAGCGCGGATCCGGCTACGTCCGCGTCGACACCACCGACTACGGGCAGGTGGTGGACGCGCTCTTCGGCGTCCAGGACCTGCACGACGGGTTCGACGCCGTCGTGCACCTCGCCGCGATCCCGGCCCCCGCGATCCTGAGCGACGTGGCCACGTTCCACAACAACATGCTCACGAGCTTCAACGTCTTCCAGGCCGCGCGCCGGGCGGGCATCACGAAGGTGGTCTACGCGTCCAGCGAGACCGTGCTCGGCCTGCCGTTCGACGTGCCGCCGCCGTACATCCCCGTCGACGAGGAGTACCCGGCGCAGCCCAACAGCACCTACTCGCTCGTGAAGCACCTCGAGGAGCAGATGGCCATCGAGCTGTGCCGCTGGGATCCGGAGCTGCAGGTCACCGCGCTCCGCTTCTCCAACGTCATGGACGTGGACGACTACGACGCGTTCCCCGGGTTCGACGACGACGCGCTCGCGCGCAAGTGGAACCTGTGGGGCTACATCGACGGCCGCGACGGCGCCCAGGCCGTCCGCAAGGCGCTCGAGCACGACGGGACGGGCTTCGACCGCTTCATCATCGCCAACGCCGACACCGTGATGAGCCGCTCCTCCGCGGAGCTCGCCGCCGAGGTCTTCCCCGGCGTCGAGGTCACGAAGGAGCTGGGCGAGCACGAGACGCTGCTGTCCATCGACAAGGCGCGCCGGATCCTCGGCTACGAGCCCGAGCACACGTGGCGCGACCACGCGCCGGCCACCACGGGCGACGACCCGGTCGCGGGGCACCCGTCATGA
- the rplJ gene encoding 50S ribosomal protein L10: MANKEASVAELAEKFRSSNAVLLTEYRGLTVAQLKQLRKSISADATYAVVKNTLTKIAANQAGISSFDDELVGPSAIAFVHGDTVAVAKALRTFTKANPLLVVKGGYFDGNPLTADEVNKLADLESREVLLGKLAGAFKASLFGAAYLFNAPLSQAVRTVEALREKQESAQ, from the coding sequence ATGGCGAACAAGGAAGCCTCGGTCGCCGAGCTGGCGGAGAAGTTCCGCAGCTCGAACGCCGTACTGCTCACCGAGTACCGCGGTCTCACCGTTGCCCAGCTCAAGCAGCTGCGGAAGAGCATCAGTGCAGACGCGACCTACGCCGTGGTGAAGAACACGCTGACCAAGATCGCGGCGAACCAGGCGGGGATCTCGTCGTTCGACGACGAGCTCGTCGGCCCGTCCGCGATCGCGTTCGTGCACGGCGACACCGTCGCCGTCGCGAAGGCGCTGCGCACCTTCACCAAGGCCAACCCTCTTCTCGTCGTGAAGGGCGGTTACTTCGACGGCAACCCCCTGACGGCGGACGAGGTGAACAAGCTCGCCGACCTCGAGTCGCGGGAGGTGCTGCTGGGCAAGCTCGCCGGCGCCTTCAAGGCCTCGCTCTTCGGCGCGGCGTACCTGTTCAACGCACCGCTCTCGCAGGCCGTACGCACCGTCGAGGCGCTGCGCGAGAAGCAGGAATCGGCTCAGTAG
- a CDS encoding carbohydrate ABC transporter permease, with product MTTADLIGKILQVVAALAVFALVIGLILFLIDKAPKRGRDWIQLGAFVLPALILLAVGLIYPAFRTTLLAFRDNSGEWAGFDNFVWMFTQPSALRTLLNTVIWVVFVPLLSTAIGLAYAVFIDKSRGEKYFKALVFMPMAISFVGAGIIWRFVYDYKSGEREQIGLLNQILVWLGQEPVQWLQTSPINTALLIIVMIWIQTGFAMVVLSASIKGVPTEQIEAAQLDGTNAWERFLNVTLPGIRGSLVVVVTTISIATLKVFDIVRTMTAGNFDTSVIANEMYTQAFRAGEQGRGSALAIVLFLMVLPIVIYNVRVMSKQREIR from the coding sequence ATGACGACCGCTGACCTGATCGGCAAGATCCTCCAGGTGGTGGCGGCGCTGGCCGTCTTCGCGCTGGTGATCGGGCTGATCCTCTTCCTCATCGACAAGGCGCCGAAGCGCGGGCGCGACTGGATCCAGCTCGGCGCCTTCGTGCTGCCGGCGCTGATCCTCCTGGCCGTCGGCCTCATCTACCCCGCGTTCCGCACGACGCTCCTCGCCTTCCGCGACAACAGCGGCGAGTGGGCGGGGTTCGACAACTTCGTCTGGATGTTCACCCAGCCGTCCGCGCTCCGCACGCTGCTGAACACGGTCATCTGGGTGGTCTTCGTCCCGCTGCTGTCGACGGCGATCGGCCTCGCGTACGCCGTGTTCATCGACAAGTCGCGCGGCGAGAAGTACTTCAAGGCCCTGGTCTTCATGCCGATGGCCATCTCGTTCGTCGGCGCCGGCATCATCTGGCGCTTCGTCTACGACTACAAGTCGGGGGAGCGCGAGCAGATCGGCCTGCTCAACCAGATCCTCGTCTGGCTCGGGCAGGAGCCCGTGCAGTGGCTGCAGACCTCGCCCATCAACACGGCGCTCCTCATCATCGTGATGATCTGGATCCAGACCGGCTTCGCCATGGTCGTGCTCTCCGCGAGCATCAAGGGCGTGCCGACCGAGCAGATCGAGGCCGCGCAGCTCGACGGCACCAACGCGTGGGAGCGGTTCCTCAACGTGACCCTGCCGGGCATCCGCGGGTCGCTCGTCGTGGTCGTGACCACCATCTCCATCGCGACGCTCAAGGTGTTCGACATCGTCCGCACCATGACGGCGGGCAACTTCGACACGAGCGTCATCGCCAACGAGATGTACACGCAGGCGTTCCGCGCCGGCGAGCAGGGCCGCGGCTCCGCGCTCGCGATCGTGCTGTTCCTCATGGTCCTGCCGATCGTCATCTACAACGTCCGCGTCATGAGCAAGCAGAGGGAGATCCGATGA
- a CDS encoding ABC transporter substrate-binding protein — protein sequence MGHALFRRRFAAPLAAVGIAGLALTGCTGDIAAEDKADTDCTPYSSYGTFDGADVSIGGTIQDDEADRLVESWKDFESCTGITVNYQGTKEFEAQIAVLAEGDSAPDIGIIPQPGLFNVLASKGYLQAAPAAVEENVDKGWSTDWKGYGTVDGTFYGAPLMASVKGYVWYSPSEFEEKGYEIPKSTSELMDLTKKIADEGDHKPWCVGIGSGDATGWAGTDWIEDYVLREAGPDTYDKWVSHEIPFNDPAIAKAFDDVGEIIKNPDYVNGGLGDVSSIISTEFGDAGLPILDGTCSLHHQASFYEGFWKKADGTDAKVSPDGDVYAFLLPPTAEGDSTAVTGGGELVGAFKSSDEITAVLSYLSSDTWANNRVKLGGVISANKGLDPANASSDILKQSIEILQDPNATFRFDGSDLMPGAVGTDSFWKGIVGWLSGDSTQKTVDAIESSWPAS from the coding sequence ATGGGCCACGCCCTATTCCGACGTCGCTTCGCGGCACCCCTCGCAGCGGTCGGCATCGCCGGCCTCGCGCTCACGGGCTGCACGGGCGACATCGCCGCCGAGGACAAGGCGGACACCGACTGCACGCCGTACTCGTCGTACGGCACGTTCGACGGAGCCGACGTCAGCATCGGCGGCACGATCCAGGACGACGAGGCCGACCGCCTCGTCGAGTCGTGGAAGGACTTCGAGTCCTGCACGGGCATCACCGTGAACTACCAGGGCACCAAGGAGTTCGAGGCGCAGATCGCCGTCCTCGCGGAGGGCGACTCGGCGCCGGACATCGGGATCATCCCGCAGCCGGGCCTCTTCAACGTCCTCGCCTCGAAGGGCTACCTCCAGGCGGCCCCCGCGGCCGTCGAGGAGAACGTCGACAAGGGCTGGTCCACCGACTGGAAGGGCTACGGCACCGTCGACGGCACCTTCTACGGCGCGCCGCTCATGGCGAGCGTCAAGGGCTACGTCTGGTACTCGCCGAGCGAGTTCGAGGAGAAGGGCTACGAGATCCCGAAGTCCACCTCCGAGCTGATGGACCTCACGAAGAAGATCGCGGACGAGGGCGACCACAAGCCCTGGTGCGTCGGCATCGGCTCCGGCGACGCCACCGGCTGGGCCGGCACGGACTGGATCGAGGACTACGTGCTCCGCGAGGCCGGCCCCGACACCTACGACAAGTGGGTCAGCCACGAGATCCCGTTCAACGACCCCGCGATCGCGAAGGCGTTCGACGACGTCGGTGAGATCATCAAGAACCCCGACTACGTCAACGGCGGCCTCGGCGACGTCTCGTCGATCATCTCCACGGAGTTCGGCGACGCCGGCCTCCCGATCCTCGACGGCACGTGCTCGCTGCACCACCAGGCCTCGTTCTACGAGGGCTTCTGGAAGAAGGCCGACGGCACCGACGCGAAGGTCTCGCCCGACGGCGACGTCTACGCGTTCCTCCTGCCGCCCACGGCCGAGGGCGACTCCACCGCCGTCACCGGCGGCGGCGAGCTCGTCGGCGCCTTCAAGTCGAGCGACGAGATCACCGCGGTGCTCTCCTACCTCTCGAGCGACACCTGGGCGAACAACCGCGTGAAGCTGGGCGGCGTCATCAGCGCGAACAAGGGGCTCGATCCCGCGAACGCGTCGAGCGACATCCTCAAGCAGAGCATCGAGATCCTCCAGGACCCGAACGCCACGTTCCGGTTCGACGGCTCGGACCTCATGCCCGGCGCGGTCGGCACCGACTCCTTCTGGAAGGGCATCGTCGGCTGGCTGAGCGGCGACTCGACCCAGAAGACGGTCGACGCCATCGAGTCGAGCTGGCCCGCGTCCTGA
- a CDS encoding aldo/keto reductase: protein MRYVKLGSTGTEVSAIALGCMSYGEPTRGNHAWTLSEEDSRPLIRRAVELGITFFDTANVYSDGSSEEITGRALTELTRREEVVIATKVHGAMGEGPNSRGLSRKHIMWQIDESLRRLGTDYVDLYQIHRFDPATPLEETLEALDDLVRAGKVRYLGASSMDAWRFSKALHLQREHGWARFVTMQDHYNLVNREEEREMLPLCADEGVGSLPWSPLARGRLTRDWDATTDRSATDEFGKTLYSAQEDSDRRVAAAVAEVAEARGVPRAQVALAWVSRNPVVTAPIVGGTKVSHIEDAVASLDLELTDDEVSLLEEHYVPHAVVGY, encoded by the coding sequence ATGAGGTACGTCAAGCTCGGGAGCACGGGCACCGAGGTCTCCGCCATCGCGCTCGGCTGCATGAGCTACGGCGAGCCGACGCGCGGCAACCACGCGTGGACGCTCTCCGAGGAGGACTCGCGGCCGCTCATCCGCCGCGCGGTCGAGCTCGGGATCACCTTCTTCGACACGGCAAACGTCTACTCCGACGGGTCGAGCGAGGAGATCACCGGCCGCGCCCTGACGGAGCTCACGAGGCGCGAGGAGGTGGTCATCGCCACCAAGGTGCACGGCGCCATGGGGGAGGGGCCGAACTCGCGCGGGCTGTCGCGGAAGCACATCATGTGGCAGATCGACGAGAGCCTCCGCCGGCTCGGCACGGACTACGTCGACCTGTACCAGATCCACCGCTTCGACCCGGCGACGCCGCTCGAGGAGACGCTCGAGGCGCTCGACGACCTCGTGCGCGCCGGCAAGGTGCGCTACCTCGGCGCCTCGTCGATGGACGCGTGGCGGTTCTCGAAGGCGCTGCACCTCCAGCGGGAGCACGGCTGGGCGCGGTTCGTCACGATGCAGGACCACTACAACCTCGTCAACCGCGAGGAGGAGCGCGAGATGCTGCCCCTCTGCGCCGACGAGGGCGTCGGATCCCTGCCGTGGAGCCCGCTCGCCCGCGGCCGCCTCACCCGCGACTGGGACGCGACGACCGACCGGAGCGCGACCGACGAGTTCGGGAAGACGCTCTACTCCGCGCAGGAGGACTCCGACCGTCGGGTCGCCGCAGCGGTGGCGGAGGTCGCCGAGGCGCGCGGGGTGCCGCGCGCGCAGGTGGCGCTCGCGTGGGTCTCGCGGAACCCCGTCGTCACCGCGCCCATCGTGGGCGGCACGAAGGTGTCGCACATCGAGGACGCGGTCGCGTCGCTGGACCTCGAGCTGACGGACGACGAGGTGTCCCTGCTCGAGGAGCACTACGTGCCGCACGCGGTCGTCGGCTACTAG
- a CDS encoding LacI family DNA-binding transcriptional regulator, which yields MSAIIDVARLAGVSKATASRALSGRGYVSPTTRARVAQAAADIGYVVSSNASSLVTGQSKNVGVVLPFINRWFFAELLEGIEEALIEADYDLTLYRLTDDPEQRRKVFEYFLVRKRVDAVIAVSVALTAAEVVRLRCLDKPLVGVGGPVEGMSTLSIDDEAAARLATEHLLSLGHARVVHLGGDLHAQMAFFVHAKRLAGYRAAIDADPRGLEARFATADFTIEGGYVSAMRLLADPRTRPTAVFAASDEIAIGTILAARQLGIAVPAELSVAGIDGHALAPLFGLTTVEQHPRQQGRTAVGMVLEGLAPAGAPERTCTMPVDFAARGSTTAPPSPPAS from the coding sequence ATGAGCGCGATCATCGACGTCGCCCGCCTGGCCGGGGTCTCGAAGGCCACGGCCTCCCGCGCGCTCAGCGGCCGCGGCTACGTCTCCCCCACCACGCGCGCCCGCGTGGCGCAGGCCGCCGCCGACATCGGGTACGTCGTCTCCTCGAACGCGTCGAGCCTCGTGACGGGCCAGTCGAAGAACGTCGGCGTCGTGCTGCCCTTCATCAACCGGTGGTTCTTCGCGGAGCTGCTGGAGGGCATCGAGGAGGCGCTGATCGAGGCCGACTACGACCTCACGCTGTACCGCCTCACCGACGACCCGGAGCAGCGCCGCAAGGTCTTCGAGTACTTCCTCGTGCGCAAGCGCGTGGACGCCGTCATCGCCGTGAGCGTGGCGCTCACCGCCGCCGAGGTCGTGCGGCTCCGATGCCTCGACAAGCCGCTCGTCGGGGTCGGCGGGCCCGTAGAGGGCATGAGCACGCTCAGCATCGACGACGAGGCCGCGGCCCGGCTCGCGACGGAGCACCTGCTGAGCCTCGGGCACGCGCGCGTCGTGCACCTCGGCGGCGACCTGCACGCGCAGATGGCGTTCTTCGTGCACGCCAAGCGGCTCGCCGGGTACCGGGCGGCGATCGATGCGGATCCGCGCGGCCTCGAGGCCCGCTTCGCCACCGCCGACTTCACCATCGAGGGCGGCTACGTCTCCGCCATGCGGCTGCTCGCGGACCCGCGCACCCGGCCGACCGCGGTGTTCGCGGCCTCGGACGAGATCGCCATCGGCACGATCCTCGCGGCGCGGCAGCTCGGCATCGCGGTGCCGGCCGAGCTCTCCGTGGCGGGCATCGACGGGCACGCGCTCGCGCCCCTGTTCGGGCTCACGACCGTCGAGCAGCATCCGCGGCAGCAGGGGCGCACGGCGGTGGGCATGGTCCTCGAGGGGCTCGCGCCGGCGGGGGCGCCCGAGCGCACCTGCACCATGCCGGTCGACTTCGCCGCGCGCGGCAGCACGACGGCGCCCCCGAGCCCGCCGGCGTCGTAG